The proteins below come from a single Drosophila busckii strain San Diego stock center, stock number 13000-0081.31 chromosome X, ASM1175060v1, whole genome shotgun sequence genomic window:
- the LOC108605276 gene encoding protein sex-lethal isoform X8 has translation MYGNNNPGSNNNNGGYPPYGYTKSSGGRVIGMSSSLPSGMDTEFTFPSSSSRRGYNEFPGANGGSANSLGGNICNMPPMGSNNSFNNLCGLSMGSGGSDDQMMMMNDPRNSNSNTNLIVNYLPQDMTDRELYALFRAIGPINTCRIMRDYKTGYSFGYAFVDFTSEMDSQRAIKVLNGITVRNKRLKVSYARPGGESIKDTNLYVTNLPRTITDDQLETIFCKYGSIVQKNILRDKLTGRPRGVAFVRYNKREEAQEAISALNNVIPEGGSQPLSVRLAEEHGKAKAAHFMNQMGMAGPPPQPQVPIPPPPPPPQHMAAGFNNMVHRGDNFAELLDGLYRRKYHYPYL, from the exons ATGTACGGCAACAATAACCCGGGTAGTAACAATAATAACGGTGGTTATCCCCCATACGGCTACACCAAGTCGag CGGTGGACGTGTGATTGGCATGTCTAGTTCACTGCCATCTGGAATG GACACAGAATTTACATTTCCAAGTTCCTCGTCCCGTCGCGGCTACAATGAGTTTCCAGGCGCCAACGGCGGCAGCGCCAATTCATTGGGCGGCAACATCTGCAATATGCCACCCatgggcagcaacaattcgTTCAACAATCTGTGCGGCCTCTCTAtgggcagcggcggcagcgatgatcaaatgatgatgatgaatgATCCACGCAATAGCAATAGTAATACTAATCTAATAGTTAACTATTTGCCGCAAGATATGACAGATCGTGAGCTGTATGCGCTGTTCCGAGCGATTGGACCCATCAACACGTGCAGAATCATGAGAGACTATAAG actGGCTACAGTTTTGGCTATGCTTTCGTGGACTTTACATCGGAAATGGATTCGCAGCGCGCCATCAAAGTGCTGAATGGCATCACAGTGCGTAACAAGCGGCTTAAG GTTTCGTATGCGCGTCCTGGCGGTGAATCGATCAAGGATACCAATTTGTATGTCACCAATCTGCCGCGCACCATTACCGATGATCAGTTGGAGACAATCTTTTGCAAATACGGCTCCATAGTGCAGAAGAATATTTTGCGCGACAAGCTGACGGGTCGACCACGTGGCGTTGCATTTGTGCG CTATAATAAACGCGAGGAGGCACAGGAAGCGATCTCGGCGCTAAACAATGTCATACCCGAGGGCGGATCACAGCCATTGTCGGTGCGCTTGGCTGAGGAGCATGGCAAGGCAAAGGCGGCGCATTTTATGAATCAAATGGGCATGGCGGGACCACCGCCGCAGCCACAGGTGCCGAttccaccgccgccgccaccaccgcaACACATGGCGGCCGGCTTCAATAATATGGTTCACAGAG GTGACAACTTTGCCGAATTATTGGATGGCTTGTACCGTAGGAAGTACCATTATCCCTACTTATAA
- the LOC108605276 gene encoding protein sex-lethal isoform X3 has translation MYGNNNPGSNNNNGGYPPYGYTKSSGGRVIGMSSSLPSGMDTEFTFPSSSSRRGYNEFPGANGGSANSLGGNICNMPPMGSNNSFNNLCGLSMGSGGSDDQMMMMNDPRNSNSNTNLIVNYLPQDMTDRELYALFRAIGPINTCRIMRDYKTGYSFGYAFVDFTSEMDSQRAIKVLNGITVRNKRLKVSYARPGGESIKDTNLYVTNLPRTITDDQLETIFCKYGSIVQKNILRDKLTGRPRGVAFVRYNKREEAQEAISALNNVIPEGGSQPLSVRLAEEHGKAKAAHFMNQMGMAGPPPQPQVPIPPPPPPPQHMAAGFNNMVHRDGAMEKIRSLFDAICDAIFGLDSDNFAELLDGLYRRKYHYPYL, from the exons ATGTACGGCAACAATAACCCGGGTAGTAACAATAATAACGGTGGTTATCCCCCATACGGCTACACCAAGTCGag CGGTGGACGTGTGATTGGCATGTCTAGTTCACTGCCATCTGGAATG GACACAGAATTTACATTTCCAAGTTCCTCGTCCCGTCGCGGCTACAATGAGTTTCCAGGCGCCAACGGCGGCAGCGCCAATTCATTGGGCGGCAACATCTGCAATATGCCACCCatgggcagcaacaattcgTTCAACAATCTGTGCGGCCTCTCTAtgggcagcggcggcagcgatgatcaaatgatgatgatgaatgATCCACGCAATAGCAATAGTAATACTAATCTAATAGTTAACTATTTGCCGCAAGATATGACAGATCGTGAGCTGTATGCGCTGTTCCGAGCGATTGGACCCATCAACACGTGCAGAATCATGAGAGACTATAAG actGGCTACAGTTTTGGCTATGCTTTCGTGGACTTTACATCGGAAATGGATTCGCAGCGCGCCATCAAAGTGCTGAATGGCATCACAGTGCGTAACAAGCGGCTTAAG GTTTCGTATGCGCGTCCTGGCGGTGAATCGATCAAGGATACCAATTTGTATGTCACCAATCTGCCGCGCACCATTACCGATGATCAGTTGGAGACAATCTTTTGCAAATACGGCTCCATAGTGCAGAAGAATATTTTGCGCGACAAGCTGACGGGTCGACCACGTGGCGTTGCATTTGTGCG CTATAATAAACGCGAGGAGGCACAGGAAGCGATCTCGGCGCTAAACAATGTCATACCCGAGGGCGGATCACAGCCATTGTCGGTGCGCTTGGCTGAGGAGCATGGCAAGGCAAAGGCGGCGCATTTTATGAATCAAATGGGCATGGCGGGACCACCGCCGCAGCCACAGGTGCCGAttccaccgccgccgccaccaccgcaACACATGGCGGCCGGCTTCAATAATATGGTTCACAGAG acgGAGCAATGGAAAAAATACGCTCATTATTCGATGCTATATGCGATGCTATCTTTGGTCTCGATA GTGACAACTTTGCCGAATTATTGGATGGCTTGTACCGTAGGAAGTACCATTATCCCTACTTATAA
- the LOC108605276 gene encoding protein sex-lethal isoform X1, with the protein MYGNNNPGSNNNNGGYPPYGYTKSSGGRVIGMSSSLPSGMSRYAFSPQDTEFTFPSSSSRRGYNEFPGANGGSANSLGGNICNMPPMGSNNSFNNLCGLSMGSGGSDDQMMMMNDPRNSNSNTNLIVNYLPQDMTDRELYALFRAIGPINTCRIMRDYKTGYSFGYAFVDFTSEMDSQRAIKVLNGITVRNKRLKVSYARPGGESIKDTNLYVTNLPRTITDDQLETIFCKYGSIVQKNILRDKLTGRPRGVAFVRYNKREEAQEAISALNNVIPEGGSQPLSVRLAEEHGKAKAAHFMNQMGMAGPPPQPQVPIPPPPPPPQHMAAGFNNMVHRDGAMEKIRSLFDAICDAIFGLDSDNFAELLDGLYRRKYHYPYL; encoded by the exons ATGTACGGCAACAATAACCCGGGTAGTAACAATAATAACGGTGGTTATCCCCCATACGGCTACACCAAGTCGag CGGTGGACGTGTGATTGGCATGTCTAGTTCACTGCCATCTGGAATG TCACGTTATGCGTTCTCACCACAGGACACAGAATTTACATTTCCAAGTTCCTCGTCCCGTCGCGGCTACAATGAGTTTCCAGGCGCCAACGGCGGCAGCGCCAATTCATTGGGCGGCAACATCTGCAATATGCCACCCatgggcagcaacaattcgTTCAACAATCTGTGCGGCCTCTCTAtgggcagcggcggcagcgatgatcaaatgatgatgatgaatgATCCACGCAATAGCAATAGTAATACTAATCTAATAGTTAACTATTTGCCGCAAGATATGACAGATCGTGAGCTGTATGCGCTGTTCCGAGCGATTGGACCCATCAACACGTGCAGAATCATGAGAGACTATAAG actGGCTACAGTTTTGGCTATGCTTTCGTGGACTTTACATCGGAAATGGATTCGCAGCGCGCCATCAAAGTGCTGAATGGCATCACAGTGCGTAACAAGCGGCTTAAG GTTTCGTATGCGCGTCCTGGCGGTGAATCGATCAAGGATACCAATTTGTATGTCACCAATCTGCCGCGCACCATTACCGATGATCAGTTGGAGACAATCTTTTGCAAATACGGCTCCATAGTGCAGAAGAATATTTTGCGCGACAAGCTGACGGGTCGACCACGTGGCGTTGCATTTGTGCG CTATAATAAACGCGAGGAGGCACAGGAAGCGATCTCGGCGCTAAACAATGTCATACCCGAGGGCGGATCACAGCCATTGTCGGTGCGCTTGGCTGAGGAGCATGGCAAGGCAAAGGCGGCGCATTTTATGAATCAAATGGGCATGGCGGGACCACCGCCGCAGCCACAGGTGCCGAttccaccgccgccgccaccaccgcaACACATGGCGGCCGGCTTCAATAATATGGTTCACAGAG acgGAGCAATGGAAAAAATACGCTCATTATTCGATGCTATATGCGATGCTATCTTTGGTCTCGATA GTGACAACTTTGCCGAATTATTGGATGGCTTGTACCGTAGGAAGTACCATTATCCCTACTTATAA
- the LOC108605276 gene encoding protein sex-lethal isoform X6: MYGNNNPGSNNNNGGYPPYGYTKSSGGRVIGMSSSLPSGMSRYAFSPQDTEFTFPSSSSRRGYNEFPGANGGSANSLGGNICNMPPMGSNNSFNNLCGLSMGSGGSDDQMMMMNDPRNSNSNTNLIVNYLPQDMTDRELYALFRAIGPINTCRIMRDYKTGYSFGYAFVDFTSEMDSQRAIKVLNGITVRNKRLKVSYARPGGESIKDTNLYVTNLPRTITDDQLETIFCKYGSIVQKNILRDKLTGRPRGVAFVRYNKREEAQEAISALNNVIPEGGSQPLSVRLAEEHGKAKAAHFMNQMGMAGPPPQPQVPIPPPPPPPQHMAAGFNNMVHRGDNFAELLDGLYRRKYHYPYL, from the exons ATGTACGGCAACAATAACCCGGGTAGTAACAATAATAACGGTGGTTATCCCCCATACGGCTACACCAAGTCGag CGGTGGACGTGTGATTGGCATGTCTAGTTCACTGCCATCTGGAATG TCACGTTATGCGTTCTCACCACAGGACACAGAATTTACATTTCCAAGTTCCTCGTCCCGTCGCGGCTACAATGAGTTTCCAGGCGCCAACGGCGGCAGCGCCAATTCATTGGGCGGCAACATCTGCAATATGCCACCCatgggcagcaacaattcgTTCAACAATCTGTGCGGCCTCTCTAtgggcagcggcggcagcgatgatcaaatgatgatgatgaatgATCCACGCAATAGCAATAGTAATACTAATCTAATAGTTAACTATTTGCCGCAAGATATGACAGATCGTGAGCTGTATGCGCTGTTCCGAGCGATTGGACCCATCAACACGTGCAGAATCATGAGAGACTATAAG actGGCTACAGTTTTGGCTATGCTTTCGTGGACTTTACATCGGAAATGGATTCGCAGCGCGCCATCAAAGTGCTGAATGGCATCACAGTGCGTAACAAGCGGCTTAAG GTTTCGTATGCGCGTCCTGGCGGTGAATCGATCAAGGATACCAATTTGTATGTCACCAATCTGCCGCGCACCATTACCGATGATCAGTTGGAGACAATCTTTTGCAAATACGGCTCCATAGTGCAGAAGAATATTTTGCGCGACAAGCTGACGGGTCGACCACGTGGCGTTGCATTTGTGCG CTATAATAAACGCGAGGAGGCACAGGAAGCGATCTCGGCGCTAAACAATGTCATACCCGAGGGCGGATCACAGCCATTGTCGGTGCGCTTGGCTGAGGAGCATGGCAAGGCAAAGGCGGCGCATTTTATGAATCAAATGGGCATGGCGGGACCACCGCCGCAGCCACAGGTGCCGAttccaccgccgccgccaccaccgcaACACATGGCGGCCGGCTTCAATAATATGGTTCACAGAG GTGACAACTTTGCCGAATTATTGGATGGCTTGTACCGTAGGAAGTACCATTATCCCTACTTATAA
- the LOC108605276 gene encoding protein sex-lethal isoform X9 — translation MYRGGRVIGMSSSLPSGMDTEFTFPSSSSRRGYNEFPGANGGSANSLGGNICNMPPMGSNNSFNNLCGLSMGSGGSDDQMMMMNDPRNSNSNTNLIVNYLPQDMTDRELYALFRAIGPINTCRIMRDYKTGYSFGYAFVDFTSEMDSQRAIKVLNGITVRNKRLKVSYARPGGESIKDTNLYVTNLPRTITDDQLETIFCKYGSIVQKNILRDKLTGRPRGVAFVRYNKREEAQEAISALNNVIPEGGSQPLSVRLAEEHGKAKAAHFMNQMGMAGPPPQPQVPIPPPPPPPQHMAAGFNNMVHRDGAMEKIRSLFDAICDAIFGLDSDNFAELLDGLYRRKYHYPYL, via the exons ATGTACCG CGGTGGACGTGTGATTGGCATGTCTAGTTCACTGCCATCTGGAATG GACACAGAATTTACATTTCCAAGTTCCTCGTCCCGTCGCGGCTACAATGAGTTTCCAGGCGCCAACGGCGGCAGCGCCAATTCATTGGGCGGCAACATCTGCAATATGCCACCCatgggcagcaacaattcgTTCAACAATCTGTGCGGCCTCTCTAtgggcagcggcggcagcgatgatcaaatgatgatgatgaatgATCCACGCAATAGCAATAGTAATACTAATCTAATAGTTAACTATTTGCCGCAAGATATGACAGATCGTGAGCTGTATGCGCTGTTCCGAGCGATTGGACCCATCAACACGTGCAGAATCATGAGAGACTATAAG actGGCTACAGTTTTGGCTATGCTTTCGTGGACTTTACATCGGAAATGGATTCGCAGCGCGCCATCAAAGTGCTGAATGGCATCACAGTGCGTAACAAGCGGCTTAAG GTTTCGTATGCGCGTCCTGGCGGTGAATCGATCAAGGATACCAATTTGTATGTCACCAATCTGCCGCGCACCATTACCGATGATCAGTTGGAGACAATCTTTTGCAAATACGGCTCCATAGTGCAGAAGAATATTTTGCGCGACAAGCTGACGGGTCGACCACGTGGCGTTGCATTTGTGCG CTATAATAAACGCGAGGAGGCACAGGAAGCGATCTCGGCGCTAAACAATGTCATACCCGAGGGCGGATCACAGCCATTGTCGGTGCGCTTGGCTGAGGAGCATGGCAAGGCAAAGGCGGCGCATTTTATGAATCAAATGGGCATGGCGGGACCACCGCCGCAGCCACAGGTGCCGAttccaccgccgccgccaccaccgcaACACATGGCGGCCGGCTTCAATAATATGGTTCACAGAG acgGAGCAATGGAAAAAATACGCTCATTATTCGATGCTATATGCGATGCTATCTTTGGTCTCGATA GTGACAACTTTGCCGAATTATTGGATGGCTTGTACCGTAGGAAGTACCATTATCCCTACTTATAA
- the LOC108605276 gene encoding protein sex-lethal isoform X4, which produces MRDCNKMFLKQRRRQRLGGRVIGMSSSLPSGMDTEFTFPSSSSRRGYNEFPGANGGSANSLGGNICNMPPMGSNNSFNNLCGLSMGSGGSDDQMMMMNDPRNSNSNTNLIVNYLPQDMTDRELYALFRAIGPINTCRIMRDYKTGYSFGYAFVDFTSEMDSQRAIKVLNGITVRNKRLKVSYARPGGESIKDTNLYVTNLPRTITDDQLETIFCKYGSIVQKNILRDKLTGRPRGVAFVRYNKREEAQEAISALNNVIPEGGSQPLSVRLAEEHGKAKAAHFMNQMGMAGPPPQPQVPIPPPPPPPQHMAAGFNNMVHRDGAMEKIRSLFDAICDAIFGLDSDNFAELLDGLYRRKYHYPYL; this is translated from the exons ATGAGAgactgcaacaaaatgttccTTAAACAAAGACGCCGTCAACGCCT CGGTGGACGTGTGATTGGCATGTCTAGTTCACTGCCATCTGGAATG GACACAGAATTTACATTTCCAAGTTCCTCGTCCCGTCGCGGCTACAATGAGTTTCCAGGCGCCAACGGCGGCAGCGCCAATTCATTGGGCGGCAACATCTGCAATATGCCACCCatgggcagcaacaattcgTTCAACAATCTGTGCGGCCTCTCTAtgggcagcggcggcagcgatgatcaaatgatgatgatgaatgATCCACGCAATAGCAATAGTAATACTAATCTAATAGTTAACTATTTGCCGCAAGATATGACAGATCGTGAGCTGTATGCGCTGTTCCGAGCGATTGGACCCATCAACACGTGCAGAATCATGAGAGACTATAAG actGGCTACAGTTTTGGCTATGCTTTCGTGGACTTTACATCGGAAATGGATTCGCAGCGCGCCATCAAAGTGCTGAATGGCATCACAGTGCGTAACAAGCGGCTTAAG GTTTCGTATGCGCGTCCTGGCGGTGAATCGATCAAGGATACCAATTTGTATGTCACCAATCTGCCGCGCACCATTACCGATGATCAGTTGGAGACAATCTTTTGCAAATACGGCTCCATAGTGCAGAAGAATATTTTGCGCGACAAGCTGACGGGTCGACCACGTGGCGTTGCATTTGTGCG CTATAATAAACGCGAGGAGGCACAGGAAGCGATCTCGGCGCTAAACAATGTCATACCCGAGGGCGGATCACAGCCATTGTCGGTGCGCTTGGCTGAGGAGCATGGCAAGGCAAAGGCGGCGCATTTTATGAATCAAATGGGCATGGCGGGACCACCGCCGCAGCCACAGGTGCCGAttccaccgccgccgccaccaccgcaACACATGGCGGCCGGCTTCAATAATATGGTTCACAGAG acgGAGCAATGGAAAAAATACGCTCATTATTCGATGCTATATGCGATGCTATCTTTGGTCTCGATA GTGACAACTTTGCCGAATTATTGGATGGCTTGTACCGTAGGAAGTACCATTATCCCTACTTATAA
- the LOC108605276 gene encoding protein sex-lethal isoform X10 — protein MYLAGKSRYAFSPQDTEFTFPSSSSRRGYNEFPGANGGSANSLGGNICNMPPMGSNNSFNNLCGLSMGSGGSDDQMMMMNDPRNSNSNTNLIVNYLPQDMTDRELYALFRAIGPINTCRIMRDYKTGYSFGYAFVDFTSEMDSQRAIKVLNGITVRNKRLKVSYARPGGESIKDTNLYVTNLPRTITDDQLETIFCKYGSIVQKNILRDKLTGRPRGVAFVRYNKREEAQEAISALNNVIPEGGSQPLSVRLAEEHGKAKAAHFMNQMGMAGPPPQPQVPIPPPPPPPQHMAAGFNNMVHRDGAMEKIRSLFDAICDAIFGLDSDNFAELLDGLYRRKYHYPYL, from the exons ATGTACTTGG CGGGCAAG TCACGTTATGCGTTCTCACCACAGGACACAGAATTTACATTTCCAAGTTCCTCGTCCCGTCGCGGCTACAATGAGTTTCCAGGCGCCAACGGCGGCAGCGCCAATTCATTGGGCGGCAACATCTGCAATATGCCACCCatgggcagcaacaattcgTTCAACAATCTGTGCGGCCTCTCTAtgggcagcggcggcagcgatgatcaaatgatgatgatgaatgATCCACGCAATAGCAATAGTAATACTAATCTAATAGTTAACTATTTGCCGCAAGATATGACAGATCGTGAGCTGTATGCGCTGTTCCGAGCGATTGGACCCATCAACACGTGCAGAATCATGAGAGACTATAAG actGGCTACAGTTTTGGCTATGCTTTCGTGGACTTTACATCGGAAATGGATTCGCAGCGCGCCATCAAAGTGCTGAATGGCATCACAGTGCGTAACAAGCGGCTTAAG GTTTCGTATGCGCGTCCTGGCGGTGAATCGATCAAGGATACCAATTTGTATGTCACCAATCTGCCGCGCACCATTACCGATGATCAGTTGGAGACAATCTTTTGCAAATACGGCTCCATAGTGCAGAAGAATATTTTGCGCGACAAGCTGACGGGTCGACCACGTGGCGTTGCATTTGTGCG CTATAATAAACGCGAGGAGGCACAGGAAGCGATCTCGGCGCTAAACAATGTCATACCCGAGGGCGGATCACAGCCATTGTCGGTGCGCTTGGCTGAGGAGCATGGCAAGGCAAAGGCGGCGCATTTTATGAATCAAATGGGCATGGCGGGACCACCGCCGCAGCCACAGGTGCCGAttccaccgccgccgccaccaccgcaACACATGGCGGCCGGCTTCAATAATATGGTTCACAGAG acgGAGCAATGGAAAAAATACGCTCATTATTCGATGCTATATGCGATGCTATCTTTGGTCTCGATA GTGACAACTTTGCCGAATTATTGGATGGCTTGTACCGTAGGAAGTACCATTATCCCTACTTATAA
- the LOC108605276 gene encoding protein sex-lethal isoform X7 yields MYRGGRVIGMSSSLPSGMSRYAFSPQDTEFTFPSSSSRRGYNEFPGANGGSANSLGGNICNMPPMGSNNSFNNLCGLSMGSGGSDDQMMMMNDPRNSNSNTNLIVNYLPQDMTDRELYALFRAIGPINTCRIMRDYKTGYSFGYAFVDFTSEMDSQRAIKVLNGITVRNKRLKVSYARPGGESIKDTNLYVTNLPRTITDDQLETIFCKYGSIVQKNILRDKLTGRPRGVAFVRYNKREEAQEAISALNNVIPEGGSQPLSVRLAEEHGKAKAAHFMNQMGMAGPPPQPQVPIPPPPPPPQHMAAGFNNMVHRDGAMEKIRSLFDAICDAIFGLDSDNFAELLDGLYRRKYHYPYL; encoded by the exons ATGTACCG CGGTGGACGTGTGATTGGCATGTCTAGTTCACTGCCATCTGGAATG TCACGTTATGCGTTCTCACCACAGGACACAGAATTTACATTTCCAAGTTCCTCGTCCCGTCGCGGCTACAATGAGTTTCCAGGCGCCAACGGCGGCAGCGCCAATTCATTGGGCGGCAACATCTGCAATATGCCACCCatgggcagcaacaattcgTTCAACAATCTGTGCGGCCTCTCTAtgggcagcggcggcagcgatgatcaaatgatgatgatgaatgATCCACGCAATAGCAATAGTAATACTAATCTAATAGTTAACTATTTGCCGCAAGATATGACAGATCGTGAGCTGTATGCGCTGTTCCGAGCGATTGGACCCATCAACACGTGCAGAATCATGAGAGACTATAAG actGGCTACAGTTTTGGCTATGCTTTCGTGGACTTTACATCGGAAATGGATTCGCAGCGCGCCATCAAAGTGCTGAATGGCATCACAGTGCGTAACAAGCGGCTTAAG GTTTCGTATGCGCGTCCTGGCGGTGAATCGATCAAGGATACCAATTTGTATGTCACCAATCTGCCGCGCACCATTACCGATGATCAGTTGGAGACAATCTTTTGCAAATACGGCTCCATAGTGCAGAAGAATATTTTGCGCGACAAGCTGACGGGTCGACCACGTGGCGTTGCATTTGTGCG CTATAATAAACGCGAGGAGGCACAGGAAGCGATCTCGGCGCTAAACAATGTCATACCCGAGGGCGGATCACAGCCATTGTCGGTGCGCTTGGCTGAGGAGCATGGCAAGGCAAAGGCGGCGCATTTTATGAATCAAATGGGCATGGCGGGACCACCGCCGCAGCCACAGGTGCCGAttccaccgccgccgccaccaccgcaACACATGGCGGCCGGCTTCAATAATATGGTTCACAGAG acgGAGCAATGGAAAAAATACGCTCATTATTCGATGCTATATGCGATGCTATCTTTGGTCTCGATA GTGACAACTTTGCCGAATTATTGGATGGCTTGTACCGTAGGAAGTACCATTATCCCTACTTATAA
- the LOC108605276 gene encoding protein sex-lethal isoform X2 gives MRDCNKMFLKQRRRQRLGGRVIGMSSSLPSGMSRYAFSPQDTEFTFPSSSSRRGYNEFPGANGGSANSLGGNICNMPPMGSNNSFNNLCGLSMGSGGSDDQMMMMNDPRNSNSNTNLIVNYLPQDMTDRELYALFRAIGPINTCRIMRDYKTGYSFGYAFVDFTSEMDSQRAIKVLNGITVRNKRLKVSYARPGGESIKDTNLYVTNLPRTITDDQLETIFCKYGSIVQKNILRDKLTGRPRGVAFVRYNKREEAQEAISALNNVIPEGGSQPLSVRLAEEHGKAKAAHFMNQMGMAGPPPQPQVPIPPPPPPPQHMAAGFNNMVHRDGAMEKIRSLFDAICDAIFGLDSDNFAELLDGLYRRKYHYPYL, from the exons ATGAGAgactgcaacaaaatgttccTTAAACAAAGACGCCGTCAACGCCT CGGTGGACGTGTGATTGGCATGTCTAGTTCACTGCCATCTGGAATG TCACGTTATGCGTTCTCACCACAGGACACAGAATTTACATTTCCAAGTTCCTCGTCCCGTCGCGGCTACAATGAGTTTCCAGGCGCCAACGGCGGCAGCGCCAATTCATTGGGCGGCAACATCTGCAATATGCCACCCatgggcagcaacaattcgTTCAACAATCTGTGCGGCCTCTCTAtgggcagcggcggcagcgatgatcaaatgatgatgatgaatgATCCACGCAATAGCAATAGTAATACTAATCTAATAGTTAACTATTTGCCGCAAGATATGACAGATCGTGAGCTGTATGCGCTGTTCCGAGCGATTGGACCCATCAACACGTGCAGAATCATGAGAGACTATAAG actGGCTACAGTTTTGGCTATGCTTTCGTGGACTTTACATCGGAAATGGATTCGCAGCGCGCCATCAAAGTGCTGAATGGCATCACAGTGCGTAACAAGCGGCTTAAG GTTTCGTATGCGCGTCCTGGCGGTGAATCGATCAAGGATACCAATTTGTATGTCACCAATCTGCCGCGCACCATTACCGATGATCAGTTGGAGACAATCTTTTGCAAATACGGCTCCATAGTGCAGAAGAATATTTTGCGCGACAAGCTGACGGGTCGACCACGTGGCGTTGCATTTGTGCG CTATAATAAACGCGAGGAGGCACAGGAAGCGATCTCGGCGCTAAACAATGTCATACCCGAGGGCGGATCACAGCCATTGTCGGTGCGCTTGGCTGAGGAGCATGGCAAGGCAAAGGCGGCGCATTTTATGAATCAAATGGGCATGGCGGGACCACCGCCGCAGCCACAGGTGCCGAttccaccgccgccgccaccaccgcaACACATGGCGGCCGGCTTCAATAATATGGTTCACAGAG acgGAGCAATGGAAAAAATACGCTCATTATTCGATGCTATATGCGATGCTATCTTTGGTCTCGATA GTGACAACTTTGCCGAATTATTGGATGGCTTGTACCGTAGGAAGTACCATTATCCCTACTTATAA